Part of the Vespa crabro chromosome 15, iyVesCrab1.2, whole genome shotgun sequence genome is shown below.
CTTActaatccttttatttttctttcgatttatcGTATCGACGAGTAGTAAACTTCGAAGGATCCGAGAAATCGATCGAGATTTCGTCTTTCTTCGACGAGAACCCACGATGTAAGGAACGATGTTACGATTTTGTAATCCACTCGAACGAGGTGATTTTCgataaggaaaagagagagaaaaaaaaaacattcgatAATCTCTCACTCGAATTTATCCTATCAAAGATTACATAAAACGTACGAGTTCCtcgatcgaccgatcgatcgaccgaccgatcgatcgatcgatcgatcgtactaACCTTAAAAAGTTGTATCTCCCGCGTAGAACGTCGCCATTGTTTATTATTGACAGTTTTCACGATCACGTGACTTTGTATTTTCCTTTGTATTTTCTTCGATGGCGCATCCGAGGACAAAACCGAGCTGCGTCGGTTTTACGTTGAAAAAGGATAATGACGTTGAATTCTtctaaaacgattaaaaagtttGACTCGATACTCTAGTACGGAAAGGAAGAAGCGTTCTCGGTCGAGTACGTTCGCGACACTAACCgcgggagaaagagagtatataCAAGCTGAAAAACGATGCCACTCTCTTTCCCACTCTTTCTTGtcgatgtttttctttctctccctctctctctctctctctctctctctttatccctaCTAGATGATGACACACGCAGGCCTGTGCCTTTATACGTTGACACGACTCCTtccttatttctcttctttcttctcttggCTTTATCTCTGTTAGCTTCTATTCTCCTTGCACGCGATTATCTTTCCAATCGGCAGAACACTGCTGATTATTCAAGGTTCCTCGTATTCCATCTATACGCCTATGTGCggttacatatatgtatctatataagcTTTCAAGATAATCGTCCGACATCGCTTGGGATTCCATTAACGGATGTCCGACAATGTGATTACTTTGTTCGCAAATTCGTTATATTATTCGTTAGAGCACCGATACGTATTTTCTGTCCTAGATTTTCTCACGCGAGAGACCGCGAATACTTTGTTATAATGAAATACCAATAGCAATTTAATACTATCGATTAAATTCGTAATATTACTCGacgagtaataaataataccgAAGCAAAGTCAGGTCggacaataaaataaagtctCTCATTTCGATAAACGAACGTCGACGTTCGACGATAACGTGTATGTTCGTTCCATTGTGGTTAACCGTTCGCGTCTAACTATACCAATGAATATCATTCCAAAGGAACGATACTTTAACGCAAAACGCGGTTCATCGACCCCCAAGTCCAAACAAGTTTTATCTATTAGCCGTAGGATCTAGCCTCATGCGTGACATACGCCGACGATCGGTGGTATCCTTATGAAtcttttatttcgatcgtGCACGCATGCATTCTTCAAACGACGCGCTCCATACACTTTGGTAATGACATTTTACCTCTTTCGATTCTAAAAGTacgtcgataatatcatttcgaacgaacgatataagaaaatattctttcgatgCGCGAATTCGCACGGACTTTGAGGTTAGTTCGGAGATCACTTATGActttatacgcgtatcgttagCTTTCTCAGAGATcattagttttttctttctcttcttttttcttcttcaacgagaatgagaaaaaaaatttgttcgcAAAGCTTCGATATCCTTTTGGATCGCGTGGattatcgtttctctctctctctctctctctctctctctctctctctctctctctctctctctctctctctctctctctctctctctctctacgttcTCCTCGTTGGAGAGAGGTCTTCTTCGAAGACCGATAAAAAtctatctttcctttattAATGCTTTTCGTTGCAGCAACAACGTCGGAACCGTCAAACTGTGTACGTTTGACGTACCATATGGCTCATAGCCAAAGTTAGCTGGTCGAAAATTAGAACGTTTGAGATTGGAATCGTCGACGCAACGAGTACTTGCCACGAGGACGCGTATTTATCTTATTCTTACGATCATCGTAATCTTTACGAGTTTAGAGATCGATCCGTTGTTGTTCGTGACGGCTCTGCGAGAAATAACGTTACGTACCAtctacttttatattattatgattttaacgAAGAGAAGgcattattgtaaaatattcaaatcgCCGTTTACGTGGATAACTATGCAGCACCTAAACGACATTTATCGATTCCGTCTCGGGCCATGCTTCGTACGTTTtacaacgatgataaccatCTTAATTGTAACGCGATTCCATCGTCGCTGTCTCATATTCGAGGGAATTATTATTTGTCGATCACGATCGATAAGCGTGCATACACCGTATATCGACACTTTCGAGAAGAACGATAGCGTGCCTTGACATTTGTTAAGCCAACGATCAATGTTAAAAATCTCCGAATCAAATCATATCGAACGCGCAATTTCGAACAAAACTAATCTAATAACGATCGAATACGAGAAGGATCTAAAGAgtaggaataaagaaaatttataaattctcGACTCGTACTGCGACCTAGCGGAGAAATTTTGTAACATTGCTCGAAACTTCTTCCACCGGTCGATAAAGTCAAGGCATTTTCGATTCTCCATTTATCCATCGCGTAAGAATACCGTGGCTCGAAAATGGAAGCTATAGTTCAGGGGTACATGCCAAGTACTATTGCTGCGCAAAATCGTTCCCTTTCGTCGATGCCAAAGAAACATCGTCGGttgatttatttacaaatctGACGGCATAGAATTtataggaaagaaataatgcTCGGTGAGACTTCATTCGCACTTACTGTTCGTTAAAGTCATCTCCATGGTGAATCGGGCAagctccccctctctctcccccccccccccttccctcttcctctcgaggacgaaagaataagaagaaaaacgtatTCTATTCACTCCCTTTTTATGGACATCCTCTCGATAATTCGATTCTTCCTGACAGATACGAGAGAATTCGCTTTTCACGTAATCGCGTTTGGCGATTGGCGGAACAACTGCGTAtccgtaaaaataaatagttacGGGAAGGGTcgaatcgaaaagaaagactCTTCTCAACCGTCTCGCTGGACCGTGAGAACATGCTCAGCTTCACGAAATGTATTTCTCACGATACCAGCGCGGTTCTTCCAACGATATATCGATTCGAACGCTACTATACCTTCGagtttccttcttcttacCTTTCGACGTATCTTTCCTTATATTATTCGATCACGTATAACgacttggaaataattaaGGAGCGACGAATTATTGATatcggaaaagaaaaggaaagaacgtgTAATTAATCTTGGAAAAAATCAATCGCTCCTCGACTTGCCGTTTGTTTTTCCTAGTTGTTggataggggaaaaaaaaaaaatatacaaaaaacaaaagaaaagaatgaaaaagaagaaagaacataaGTTATTAATATCAGAGGAAAGATTcgataactctctctctctctctctctcccttctcgtTGAGGCCTTGCGCTACGACGAAAGAATTGAATCGCTGCCAATTAATCTATAGCGAGATGATGAGTTGCGTCAGGAATTTTGGTCGGTCTTCACCGATTCGTACTGGAAATTTGCGGAGGAAAACGTAATCTTTACGTAAGAGCAAACTTTTCGATACGAAACTGCGCAAGGAAGACGCAACGGAGATACGAAGATAGACATGAGGATGTTAAAAAGCGCGCGTGCATGtgcgcgagagagaaagagattagaGTTTACGGAGCTTACTTAACAAGATCGAAGGAAAATCTTATTGGTTAGGTTCGACGCGAAACGGATGGCTACTGGAAGAAGCTACGAATTTTCGTCTATATgtatttgttcttctttctctctctctctctctctctcccaccctgGTATCCTCGTTTTTCTCGTCTCCAAGCAACAAACGAACGGatgagcgcgcgcgcgcgcgcgcgctctctcATCATCAATCGATATTGCAAACAGCGTTTAACGCAACGCAGACTCCAACCAGCCGACTGGACCAAATCTCCGAAATTATCTTCGTCCATTTAGGTGGCGTTGattcttcttccctttataCTATCGACTCCGATTGAATCCTTTAGGATGCGGGATCATAGATTTACGACGggacataaaaaattattataaaaaaagaatgtcgaggatgaaaaaggaagagcaTGATGAAAAACCCCTGAGGTGTTTTCGTTCGgaagagaagaatgaaaaaacgaTCACACTTtgaagattattatattaattatattcagtCGTTGCAATCACCTTATTAATCacgttaatcatttttattcagtTTGTCTTTaaacgtatgtgtgtgtacgcgaTCGGCACACGTGtagtttctctttcatttcctttattatttttgcctTTCCGCTTcgtcaatttttcttctttcgcatTCGTTCCGTCGCTTTTCCCTGCTAATTTCGCTGCAATCTTCgtcgttgaaaaaaatatatgcgtATGCTAGAAACAAAGCCGGCACgaaacgttttctctctttctcgaaaaaTTTAAACGATCTTCTCTCGTCCTCGGCTTTTACTCGTCGTCGATTTACTCGAAAGCGGTCGTCGATCCTTCATCTCTTCTCCTTCCCCtcatcttattatattttcgttcCTTTAACGCGTGAACgcctatataataataataattaaaaatagtttgATAATACGTTAACATCGTAACATCGTTACTGAATCGCCATTGTTAAAGTTAGAATATTTCAATCTGAGAGTGCAGAGGAATCGAATCGGGCGACAATGCCGGCCAATTTAAAGGACGCGAACCGAACGCGAAATAACGTTCATTTCTATCGTAActcaacgataatgacaataataatatattaatgctaataataataatcgtatacgtACGAGTACGTGAGGACGTTTGAAATTGAAACGAAACGCGAAAGTTGCTTCGTTCGGAATGAACGGAAGAGTTTATCAAACGTCGAAGCCGTCCATGTCGTGCGGAATGTACGAAAAGCCAGTTTgaactttttttctcctttttcctttcctcctcggcctctctctctctctctctctctctctctctctctctctctctctctctctcttggttcTTCATCGACGTTGctcgtaatttttatcatatcgaCAAGCGTTTTTTAAGAGAATACTTAGTTCGCTAAATTCGTCACAGAAAACACAAAAATATTTCCGTCGAACATCCGCTTCAGGTACAATCTTACGTCGCACACGGTGTTAAGCGATTAATTACGTGCCTCTTCTTTCAtacttgtttctcttttttatttatttttgccaCTTCTTCCCTTTCGCATACCATCGAGATAATCGTACGGAGAAAGAGTACATTGTATACGTGAATGCTCGAGTGTGAACGTTGTGTgtcgttatatgtatataatatatgttgtatacgtacatagctatatacacacacacatatacgtaccgatacatgtatatgtatacgtatgcatAGAGCCACGCTAATTTTAATAAGTTATAGTCCCTCTTTTTGTAGTTTTATAAAAGTACGAAAAAAAACTATATCGATTTCACATACGACCGCGGCGTTAACGATCACGCAAAACTACACCTACGTATTCGCGGAGACATACGTTTTTGGATCTCACCGAAAGGAAGCAAGTACGGAGTCtaataaaatacattgtttcattatgtctttttctttctttttttctttttctcttttatctcttttccctttctataTACTTTTTCCTCTTTGCTCTTTCAGTTGTCTTCTCGTTTCGAGAATTCGACGAACCAAAAAAAGCCGCAGCACCATCTTCGGACGTTCGTCGATCGAATCAATCAATTTCAGaagatatctctttttctacgtCTTTGCCGAGGACGGCGATTTCATAATCTTCATTTTCAtccttcttctattcttttttaggCCTTTCCGACGTGTCCAGAGATTTCGTTATGTGCGCCCGAATCTTTTGCACCTGCCCCCCACTCTCTCACGACAGGAGAGACAGTCGCGGATTATGGTTGCCACTAAGCACAATCCTCGTTTCTCTTTACAAGCAcgtcgaatattttatttttttttttctttctttctttcttttttttgtcttttctttttctttatatataaagagctCCAAAGCGCGCGCTTAATATCATACGGTTAACGAATGGCAATTAGGAGAAACACGAACAATTCCAAAAGTATTCGGAGACTCGACGAGGATCCCAGTGCCATCGCCGACGAGCCGAGTACTGCAATGAAAAGTGCGATATCTAAatgaatttatgaaaatatcgtGTATCTCGGTTTTATtaagttttaatataaattttcaagagCGCGACCATTTATACgtgtgaatttatttttaaaagtcaTTTTAAGAACGTCAAAGTGACACTTAACGtcattttaatgttttaagGATCGAGAAGGAGGATTTAAATGTTCGTACCTTAAAGTATGTCGTTCGTTAATGCAACGTGATACGTACTTTCTTCGAATCGCAGAAAGGTATAACAACAAAGAGTAAAAGTCACCTTTCACGCCGACTTGACCATCGGGCTTCCTCTGGCCGGTTTGAAAATTCGGAGGTGGCTGAAGATAGTTGATACCAACTATAGTCGCCGCGGGCTCATAGTGTATAACCCTTGGGCGATCCTCCTCGGCGCTCACTTCCGTGCTCTGCCAATAAATGTCGTATATCGAGGCGCTGCAACGTATTTTCAGCTTGCCGTTCACGAAGTGGTCGTGCGACACGAGAAATTGAAGGCCGATCTGGGACACCTGCCATTCGGACTCGTTCGTGTCCAACGGACTGTACGTTTTCACGTGGGATGGAATCGGCtgcaacgagagagagagagagagagagagagagagagagagagagagagagagagagaacaatatttctttttactcaaAGATAAATGTATGAACGAAGAAGAGCATCGCATTGATAAACACGCGTTATACGCACGAGACCATTCTATCTTTAAAGCTTACGAGAGGAATACGCTCTCGCGTATTACGCTCTATCGTAAAGGAGGCGTACGACTGGATAGTAGCCTAGTAGTAACGAACGTTCGCGATATCTAGTCGAGGATTTAagcttttcctattttctcaTGCATTGCTAACCAATCTCTTTCCCCACCCAACTTTGTTGGATCGCGAAAGAGCTTTAAATCACGTTTATATGCTTTTTGATACTCCAATCAAACTTGATATCTACTACTTGATATCTACGATAGAGAATACCTGTATATTcgcgatagaaaaatttcaaaccgAAATAGATATCGTCGATATAAGTGTTATCCAGGTCGCGAGAGAACAATGTCGTACGAAGATCGAAGACCGACATTGACTACCGCATACCTGTCGATCGTTGATGTACCAGGTGAGATTGGCCGCCGGCTTGCTACGTCCGGATGTGCAGTTCAAACGAAGTCTATCGTCGATCCGGTATTTCCTCCTTAGTCCGTGTATCGAAGGCCTTTGAGAGGGTAATTCTACAAAGCAAACGAACCAACGTctacatgtatgtacgtatgtatggcAAGTATGCGAAGCACGTTTGAAACGTAGCTTTGACGTTAGCCAAAGTCTTGAGACTCGAGCCACCCCTACAtaccatctatccatccatccatccatccatccatccacccatccatccatccatccatttctctctttctcttacacgcAACCCACTCCCGTGCGATTTAACTTTTTCGAAACTGAAGCGAGAGCGCACGATATAGGAACAagtagaaaagatttttcccTTATTACTCGACGCATCGATGCGTCTGCATCGATATTTCGAAACACCTATAAACGATATTGAATGCACCGGAgcatctcttctctctttatctcttctcttcgtattcctttttctttattaagaGTAACGCCAAACATTAAGCTCTAGTCAAATTGTACGAGGTTTGTTGGCTCGTTTAAACGAGGATCGAAAGTTGCCGGGATTTGCAGTTGGGGATTAAGAGAAACTTTGAATATTTATGCTTACCGACGACGTTCATGGTGGCCGAAATCATGGCCGTGTGGAAGGAAGGTGCATCCGCGGATACCTCGCAGCTGTACAAGCCTGCAGCATCCAGCTCGAGATTGGTCAATGCTACTTGCGTCGCGTTGCTCTCCGATTTCTGCGAAATAAAGGAGAACAGAATTTCGATGGcactttagaaaaataaaagggtaATTCAGACGATACCCACCCTCCTCCCCCGTCTCCTAATTacacccccccccctctctctctctctctctgatttcTCTAAAGGCGggaaattcaaaaagaaaaagaaacgtttatcTCTGCAGACGACACATTTATCTCCGTCAATTACACGCTTTAACGCGTACGACCAGCCCCTTTATTACTTGGAGAACTTTAAACGGCCTTTCTAATGGCGCTCGTTTCAAccctttcctccctccctcttctcGTACTTCTTTCATCgtcgaattaaattaatacgaaCCTTTGAAATCATCTCTTAAAGTTCAATCTCGCCCTTTTGAGAGTTCGATCTACCGATCTACTTctcttttcaacttttctttctatttctctttcttttcgtggCCGTTACATTAATTACCTTCTACCTTAGTCTGCTCATTAATTTATCTCGCACGAATATCTCTAGGAagaccttctctctctctctcctttttttcattttcttacaCATACAGACACACGCACATACGAGCCATTGAACACGAGCTTTTGTACGAAAAGTCCCAGACTCTGCTCGGAGCTTATTTTTTCAAGCGCTTCCGAAGCACGAGCGTGTCATTAAAGTCAAGAGATTGTGGCCTAGCTGGAGGGAAGCTCAGGGTGAAAACGCTAGTACGAAAGTACGGGGAATATTAAATAGcgttttcatcgattttctttGCTTAAAACGTAACTTTAAAGAGGGAACGATTAGACAGCAGTAGAGTGtgcgtgtgagagagagagagagagagagagagagagagaaagacatatCTGCCGATGAAGTTGAAAGTACGACAGTAATctgcataaaatattttcctaaCAACTTTCGGACAGGTGCTTTAGCAACGAGTGCTCCCTTGGCGCTCTTAAACCTCTTGTCAAAGTGGAAAATCTTTCACGATCATTGAGAAAAcatcgaaagaatttttaacgACGCTTAGATAAACCACAAAACGCTTGCCACGACTAAACGTTTCCGCACGAGCTTTCTTATTCCCTTTgcgagtaatttttttttttctaaaataaaaaatcaacaaaCTCGGTAATCCAGAAACGATCATTTCGTAATCAAAATACAATCAATGTCGaaatagattattaaaaattgcaaGCATAGAATTCTGACGGTTTCTAATTCGCGTGTTCGACAAACGATATAATATccatataaatttaatctggcttttacgttt
Proteins encoded:
- the LOC124429455 gene encoding cell adhesion molecule 2-like is translated as MDRKILILAHILGICSGLREVRVQIPTAVRKGDTALLNCWYDIEQDPLYAVKWYKGGREFYRYAPNENPVVKTFPNGNLTVKKSESNATQVALTNLELDAAGLYSCEVSADAPSFHTAMISATMNVVELPSQRPSIHGLRRKYRIDDRLRLNCTSGRSKPAANLTWYINDRQPIPSHVKTYSPLDTNESEWQVSQIGLQFLVSHDHFVNGKLKIRCSASIYDIYWQSTEVSAEEDRPRVIHYEPAATIVGINYLQPPPNFQTGQRKPDGQVGVKVLGSSAMALGSSSSLRILLELFVFLLIAIR